A DNA window from Elusimicrobiota bacterium contains the following coding sequences:
- the hisH gene encoding imidazole glycerol phosphate synthase subunit HisH, with the protein MNGKIVVIDYGMGNIRSVAKALEKLGAVVVVSNKTSELNSADGLLLPGVGAFYQAMVNLNDLGLTPVIRNLMSDGKPLLGICLGMQLLLSSSEEGDPIGGLDIIKGKVVKFELSKIMPNTKIPHMGWNAVKQKPGSKFWQGIPDGTFYYFAHSFYTKPDDKTMVAGTTEYGMEYASVLNYGNVYGTQFHPEKSGPLGLRLLQNYVELVENVSRK; encoded by the coding sequence CGAAAGCGTTGGAGAAGTTGGGCGCTGTGGTTGTGGTTAGTAATAAAACCAGTGAGCTAAACAGTGCGGATGGTTTACTGCTGCCCGGTGTTGGCGCGTTTTACCAGGCTATGGTTAACCTAAATGATTTGGGGTTGACACCGGTTATACGCAATCTTATGTCTGACGGTAAACCATTGCTTGGGATTTGTTTGGGGATGCAGTTGCTCTTATCCTCAAGCGAGGAAGGTGATCCTATCGGCGGGTTGGATATTATTAAAGGTAAAGTTGTGAAGTTTGAGTTAAGTAAAATTATGCCAAATACAAAAATTCCGCATATGGGATGGAACGCTGTGAAACAAAAACCGGGAAGTAAGTTTTGGCAGGGTATTCCGGATGGAACGTTCTACTATTTTGCGCATTCGTTTTATACAAAACCTGATGACAAAACTATGGTTGCGGGTACCACCGAGTATGGTATGGAATACGCGTCAGTATTAAACTACGGGAACGTGTACGGTACGCAGTTTCATCCTGAGAAAAGCGGCCCGCTGGGGTTGAGGTTACTGCAAAATTATGTTGAACTCGTGGAAAATGTGAGTAGGAAGTAA
- the hisF gene encoding imidazole glycerol phosphate synthase subunit HisF translates to MLAKRIIPCLDVKNGRVVKGINFLNLRDAGDPVEIAAGYSDAGADEVVFLDITATLEGRKTMIDVVNRTAEKVFIPLTVGGGISTVEDMTAMLHAGADKVSINTAAVKNPELITRGSDKFGAQCIVIAIDAKRYVVNGKNTWRVHINAGKTPTELDVIEWAQRVEKLGSGEILLTSMDCDGTKDGYDLELTAKVSDTVNIPVIASGGAGTLEHLYDALVKGKADAVLAASIFHYGEFTVKQTKDYLRDKKVVVRT, encoded by the coding sequence ATGCTTGCAAAACGTATTATTCCGTGTCTTGACGTAAAAAATGGGCGTGTAGTAAAAGGTATTAATTTTTTGAACCTGCGTGATGCCGGGGATCCTGTAGAAATCGCTGCGGGGTATAGCGATGCTGGAGCTGATGAGGTTGTGTTTCTTGATATTACCGCTACGTTGGAAGGGCGCAAGACTATGATTGATGTGGTGAACCGTACCGCAGAGAAAGTTTTTATCCCGTTAACCGTAGGGGGCGGAATCAGTACTGTCGAAGATATGACTGCGATGCTGCATGCCGGGGCGGATAAGGTTTCGATTAATACCGCAGCCGTAAAAAATCCGGAACTCATCACCCGCGGGTCAGATAAGTTTGGTGCGCAGTGTATCGTTATTGCTATTGATGCGAAAAGGTATGTTGTTAATGGTAAGAATACTTGGCGTGTGCATATAAACGCAGGTAAGACACCGACAGAACTTGATGTTATCGAATGGGCGCAGCGCGTGGAGAAGCTTGGTTCAGGGGAAATATTATTGACCAGCATGGACTGCGATGGTACAAAAGACGGGTATGACCTTGAGCTTACTGCGAAAGTGTCTGATACTGTGAATATTCCGGTGATAGCGTCCGGCGGAGCGGGAACGCTTGAACATTTGTATGATGCATTAGTTAAGGGTAAGGCAGATGCTGTGCTCGCAGCGTCAATATTTCATTATGGCGAATTTACGGTTAAGCAAACAAAGGATTATTTGCGTGATAAAAAGGTTGTTGTCCGTACATAA